One Etheostoma spectabile isolate EspeVRDwgs_2016 chromosome 12, UIUC_Espe_1.0, whole genome shotgun sequence genomic window carries:
- the LOC116698870 gene encoding LOW QUALITY PROTEIN: zinc finger protein 521-like (The sequence of the model RefSeq protein was modified relative to this genomic sequence to represent the inferred CDS: deleted 1 base in 1 codon), which translates to MSRRKQAKPRSLKVEDNVTEDQHSPGQTAIPSDPECALERAAEDGETRRLRKRLLSPEEGEEGEEDDDEPALHSCDSCRQVFESLSDLTEHKINQCQLTDGGDLEDDPSCSWPASSPSSKDQTSPGHCEDYDFGEDEGGPGLPYPCQFCDKSFSRLSFLKRHEQSHGDKLPFSCTFCSRLFKHKRSRDRHVKLHTGDKKYHCGECDSAFSRSDHLKIHMKTHASNKPHKCPVCRRGFLSSSSLHGHMQVHERGKDGSSSSLSRSDEWKLKETRKCSRCEEGFDVPEELQRHIAECHPECSPSEDGGLGATLQCIYCHEPFSDEGTLLTHIDQAHSRDRKGHTCAICSEHFLSVEDLYAHMDIHQLPESSNHSNSPSLLTVGYTSVSSTTPDSNISVDSSTMVETAPPVPKTRGRRKRAAQNTSDMGGRASKQPKVSYSCIYCNKQVFSSLAVLQIHLRTMHLDKPEQAHTCQFCLEVLPSLLNLNEHLKQVHNAEDHAALLVSLPDALLQCNFCPEVLSDLNALQEHIRCSHGFPSPVAKESNAFFCPQCFMGFLTEATLEEHVRQTHCDGGSLRFDSPLAVTPKESIVEVYSCSYCTNSPIFNSVLKLNKHIKENHKNIPLALNYINNGKKSLRTLSPSSPISVEHTMLKQGGSASRTTNEFICNQCGAKYTSLDLFQTHLKTHLDGLQPQLTCPQCNKEFPNQESLLKHVTIHFTITSTYYICESCDKQFTSVDDLQKHLLDMHTFVFFRCTLCQEVFDSKVSTQLHLAVKHSNEKKVYRCTSCNWDFRHETDLQLHVKHSHLENQGRAHRCIFCGESFGTEVELQCHITTHSKKYNCRFCSKAFHAIILLEKHLREKHCVFEGKAQNCGANGSTVSGGEGQPKEDAELHGLLTNSHGTGAAVGPAVESHNSHDGSEEEVDTADPMFGCDICGASYTMDSLLTNHQLRDHNIRPGESAMMKRKADMIKGNHKCNVCSRTFFSDAGLREHMQTHLGPVKHYMCPICGERFPSLLTLTEHKVTHSKSLDTGSCRICKMPLHSEEDFLEHCQMHPDLRNSLTGFRCVVCMQTVTSTLELKIHGTFHMQKTGTMSGNHQPMGRSNIISHNQQQQHIQKPFKCASCLKDFRSKQDLVKLDINGLPYGLCASCVTVAGSKSSSPTVNGGRQQQHHGGATTPATTTAAWIQGESLSPGDGKGKAVSSSSSSSSTSSSTAAKTRCSSCNVKFESEAELQNHVQTVHREQAGDSNSGQLKTPQMSPMPRASPSQTEEKKTYQCIKCQMVFYSEWDIQVHVANHMLGSQVSGSHHQIEEGLNHEGKLFSQSFKPPETSIPMF; encoded by the exons acgGTGGTGATCTTGAGGATGACCCATCATGTTCTTGGCCAGCATCATCTCCCTCCAGTAAAGATCAGACATCTCCAGGACACTGCGAGGACTATGATTTTGGGGAGGATGAAGGGGGCCCTGGCCTGCCATACCCATGCCAGTTCTGTGACAAGTCCTTTAGTCGCCTAAGCTTCCTCAAGCGTCACGAACAAAGCCACGGTGATAAACTACCTTTCAGTTGTACCTTTTGCAGTCGCTTGTTTAAACACAAGCGCAGTCGAGATCGACACGTGAAGCTACACACCGGTGATAAGAAGTACCACTGCGGAGAGTGTGACTCTGCCTTTTCCCGCAGTGatcacctcaaaatccacatgAAAACGCACGCCTCTAACAAACCCCACAAGTGCCCTGTGTGCCGCCGAGGCTTCCTTTCCTCCAGCTCACTCCACGGCCACATGCAAGTACACGAAAGGGGCAAAGACGGCAGCAGCTCAAGTCTATCTAGATCTGATGAATGGAAGCTGAAAGAAACTCGCAAATGCAGTCGTTGTGAAGAGGGCTTTGATGTTCCAGAGGAGCTCCAGAGGCACATCGCCGAGTGCCACCCTGAGTGCTCTCCATCAGAGGATGGAGGCCTGGGTGCCACCCTGCAGTGCATTTACTGCCATGAGCCCTTCAGTGACGAGGGTACCCTGCTGACTCACATTGACCAGGCCCACAGTCGAGACAGGAAGGGCCACACCTGTGCTATCTGCTCTGAGCACTTTCTGTCTGTTGAGGACCTCTATGCTCACATGGACATCCACCAACTCCCTGAATctagtaaccatagcaacagccCTTCTTTGCTGACTGTGGGCTACACCTCTGTCTCTAGCACCACCCCTGACTCCAACATCTCTGTCGACAGCTCCACAATGGTGGAGACAGCTCCACCGGTGCCCAAGACAAgggggaggagaaagagggcTGCTCAAAACACATCAGACATGGGAGGACGTGCCTCCAAACAGCCTAAGGTCTCCTACAGTTGCATCTACTGCAACAAGCAAGTATTCTCCAGTTTAGCTGTGCTTCAAATTCACCTGCGAACCATGCATCTGGACAAGCCAGAGCAGGCTCATACTTGCCAGTTTTGTTTGGAGGTTCTACCATCtttgttaaatctaaatgagCATCTTAAGCAGGTCCACAATGCAGAAGATCATGCTGCCCTGTTGGTCAGCTTGCCTGATGCCCTCCTTCAGTGTAACTTCTGTCCTGAGGTATTGAGTGACCTCAACGCACTCCAGGAACACATTCGCTGCTCCCACGGCTTTCCCAGTCCTGTGGCAAAGGAGAGCAATGCCTTCTTCTGCCCCCAATGCTTCATGGGGTTCTTGACAGAGGCTACTTTGGAGGAGCATGTTCGTCAGACTCACTGTGATGGGGGAAGCCTGCGCTTTGACTCTCCTCTGGCTGTAACACCCAAGGAGTCTATAGTAGAGGTGTACTCCTGTTCGTATTGCACCAATTCCCCCATATTCAACAGTGTTCTGAAGCTCAACAAGCACATCAAGGAAAATCACAAGAACATTCCACTGGCACTGAACTACATTAACAATGGAAAGAAATCCCTGCGCACTCTCAGCCCCTCTTCTCCAATATCTGTTGAACACACCATGTTGAAACAAGGTGGCTCAGCCTCACGCACTACCAATGAGTTCATATGTAACCAGTGTGGAGCCAAGTATACCAGTCTAGACCTTTTCCAGACTCACCTAAAAACTCATCTGGATGGCCTGCAGCCTCAACTCACCTGCCCACAGTGCAACAAAGAGTTCCCCAACCAAGAGTCCCTGCTAAAGCATGTGACAATTCACTTTACTATTACCTCCACTTATTACATCTGTGAGAGCTGTGACAAGCAGTTCACTTCAGTGGATGACTTGCAGAAGCACCTACTTGACATGCATACCTTTGTTTTCTTTCGTTGCACTCTGTGTCAGGAGGTGTTTGACTCAAAGGTGTCTACCCAGCTTCACCTGGCTGTAAAGCACAGCAATGAGAAAAAGGTGTATCGCTGCACCTCCTGCAACTGGGACTTCAGGCATGAGACTGACCTTCAGCTACATGTCAAACACAGCCATCTGGAAAACCAGGGCCGTGCCCACCGCTGCATTTTTTGTGGGGAGTCCTTTGGCACAGAGGTGGAGCTGCAGTGCCACATCACTACCCATAGCAAGAAGTACAACTGTCGCTTCTGCAGTAAGGCCTTCCATGCCATCATCCTTTTAGAGAAGCACTTGAGGGAGAAACACTGTGTGTTTGAGGGAAAGGCACAGAACTGTGGTGCAAATGGCTCTACTGTAAGTGGCGGGGAAGGCCAACCTAAAGAAGATGCTGAGCTACATGGTCTGCTGACTAACAGTCATGGTACAGGGGCAGCAGTTGGACCTGCTGTGGAGTCTCACAACAGCCATGATGGAAGTGAGGAAGAGGTGGACACTGCAGACCCCATGTTTGGCTGTGACATCTGTGGGGCATCTTACACCATGGACTCACTCCTCACTAACCACCAGTTGAGGGACCACAATATACGCCCTGGTGAGAGTGCCATGATGAAAAGGAAAGCTGACATGATCAAGGGCAACCACAAGTGCAATGTTTGCTCCCGCACCTTCTTCTCTGATGCTGGGCTGAGGGAACATATGCAGACCCACCTTGGACCTGTCAAACACTATATGTGCCCCATCTGTGGGGAGCGCTTCCCTTCCTTGCTCACCCTGACTGAGCACAAGGTCACCCATAGCAAAAGTCTGGACACAGGCAGCTGTCGCATTTGTAAGATGCCACTGCATAGTGAGGAGGACTTCCTGGAGCATTGCCAGATGCACCCCGACCTAAGGAACTCCCTGACAGGTTTCCGCTGTGTTGTGTGCATGCAGACAGTCACCTCTACATTGGAGCTCAAGATCCATGGTACCTTCCACATGCAAAAGACAGGGACAATGTCCGGCAACCACCAACCCATGGGCCGCAGCAATATAATTTCTCATaatcagcagcaacaacataTCCAAAAACCTTTCAAGTGCGCCTCCTGCCTGAAAGATTTCCGGTCTAAACAAGACCTGGTAAAGTTGGACATCAACGGACTGCCTTACGGACTCTGTGCATCCTGTGTGACAGTAGCTGGCTCCAAGAGCTCCAGTCCAACAGTAAACGGAGGAAGGCAACAGCAGCATCATGGCGGAGCCACCACTCCAGCAACAACTACAGCTGCATGGATCCAGGGGGAGAGTCTTAGCCCTGGAGACGGGAAAGGCAAAGCtgtctcttcttcatcttcatcctcttccaCATCCTCATCAACCGCTGCCAAGACACGATGCTCTAGCTGTAATGTGAAGTTTGAGTCTGAAGCAGAGTTGCAAAACCATGTGCAGACAGTACATCGGGAACAGGCTGGGGACAGCAACAGCGGGCAGCTCAAGACCCCCCAGATGTCCCCCATGCCCAGAGCCAGTCCCTCACAAACTGAAGAG AAGAAGACGTACCAGTGCATCAAATGTCAGATGGTGTTCTACAGTGAATGGGACATCCAAGTCCATGTGGCCAATCACATGCTGG GCTCACAAGTATCTGGATCACATCACCAAATAG